One Portunus trituberculatus isolate SZX2019 chromosome 43, ASM1759143v1, whole genome shotgun sequence DNA segment encodes these proteins:
- the LOC123518226 gene encoding uncharacterized protein LOC123518226, whose protein sequence is MRATLMAVVVVGLTLLAGGGRCLSDYMTGDAMEVMVGELESRGLKDDLNPLYSKAIRHCTCIKLAKKDASREETCQCIAEVRACDDKYRPTSHSPGNDFSERYFNWITCVGEEKFPAVRYCSSFVFTQPLPMICQAKALHCEPNDTPDHVGLP, encoded by the exons ATGAGGGCAACactgatggcggtggtggtggtggggctgaCGCTGCTGGCGGGAGGCGGCCGCTGCCTGAGTGACTACATGACTGGAGACGCGATGGAAGTGATGGTGGGCGAGCTGGAAAGTAGAGGATTAAAGGACGACTTGAATCCCTTGTATTCCAAAGCCATAA GACATTGTACCTGCATAAAGCTCGCCAAGAAAGACGCCTCCAGGGAGGAGACGTGTCAGTGTATCGCAGAGGTCAGAGCATGCGACGACAAGTACAGACCGACCAGCCACTCGC CTGGAAACGACTTTTCTGAGCGTTATTTCAATTGGATAACCTGTGTGGGTGAAGAAAAATTT CCCGCCGTACGCTACTGCTCCAGTTTCGTGTTCACTCAACCACTACCTATGATATGTCAAGCCAAGGCACTGCACTGCGAGCCGAACGATACCCCTGACCATGTGGGCCTGCCTTAA